In Stegostoma tigrinum isolate sSteTig4 chromosome 33, sSteTig4.hap1, whole genome shotgun sequence, one genomic interval encodes:
- the mrps11 gene encoding 28S ribosomal protein S11, mitochondrial isoform X2, with the protein MMLGPRAVLCRLGRGLLQAGGASRVNSMESQSCLVHMSFVKLQGLAENENNSTELTEGKTSADFSILPPMPGQESPLRWGGKKFEDLHIVHIKATYNNTHIHVTTHEGLSIVRTSCGTEGFKNAKKGTPVAAQTAGISAAAKATDQGISFVRVVVKGLGPGRLSAIKGLSMGGLQVVSLTDNTPIPHNGCRPRKARRM; encoded by the exons ATGATGCTGGGGCCACGGGCTGTGCTGTGTCGGCTGGGTCGAGGGTTACTGCAAGCTGGAGGCGCCAG TCGTGTTAATTCAATGGAGAGCCAGAGCTGCTTGGTACATATGAGTTTTGTGAAGTTACAAGGATTAGCAGAAAATGAGAACAATTCCACAGAACTAACAGAAGGCAAGACTTCAGCAGATTTCAG TATCCTACCTCCAATGCCAGGACAGGAGAGCCCTTTGCGCTGGGGAGGCAAAAAGTTTGAAGATCTACACATAGTGCACATCAAAGCAACATATAATAA caCACACATTCACGTTACCACCCACGAGGGACTGAGCATAGTGCGGACTTCATGTGGTACAGAAGGATTTAAGAACGCCAAGAAGGGGACCCCAGTTGCAGCACAGACTGCCGGCATTTCAGCAGCAGCG AAAGCAACTGATCAAGGAATATCCTTTGTGCGTGTGGTGGTGAAGGGTTTGGGACCTGGCAGGCTG TCTGCCATTAAAGGATTAAGCATGGGTGGCCTCCAGGTGGTTTCACTCACAGATAACACTCCTATTCCTCACAATGGCTGCCGACCAAGGAAAGCGCGCAGAATGTGA
- the mrps11 gene encoding 28S ribosomal protein S11, mitochondrial isoform X1 — MMLGPRAVLCRLGRGLLQAGGASSRVNSMESQSCLVHMSFVKLQGLAENENNSTELTEGKTSADFSILPPMPGQESPLRWGGKKFEDLHIVHIKATYNNTHIHVTTHEGLSIVRTSCGTEGFKNAKKGTPVAAQTAGISAAAKATDQGISFVRVVVKGLGPGRLSAIKGLSMGGLQVVSLTDNTPIPHNGCRPRKARRM; from the exons ATGATGCTGGGGCCACGGGCTGTGCTGTGTCGGCTGGGTCGAGGGTTACTGCAAGCTGGAGGCGCCAG TAGTCGTGTTAATTCAATGGAGAGCCAGAGCTGCTTGGTACATATGAGTTTTGTGAAGTTACAAGGATTAGCAGAAAATGAGAACAATTCCACAGAACTAACAGAAGGCAAGACTTCAGCAGATTTCAG TATCCTACCTCCAATGCCAGGACAGGAGAGCCCTTTGCGCTGGGGAGGCAAAAAGTTTGAAGATCTACACATAGTGCACATCAAAGCAACATATAATAA caCACACATTCACGTTACCACCCACGAGGGACTGAGCATAGTGCGGACTTCATGTGGTACAGAAGGATTTAAGAACGCCAAGAAGGGGACCCCAGTTGCAGCACAGACTGCCGGCATTTCAGCAGCAGCG AAAGCAACTGATCAAGGAATATCCTTTGTGCGTGTGGTGGTGAAGGGTTTGGGACCTGGCAGGCTG TCTGCCATTAAAGGATTAAGCATGGGTGGCCTCCAGGTGGTTTCACTCACAGATAACACTCCTATTCCTCACAATGGCTGCCGACCAAGGAAAGCGCGCAGAATGTGA